In Pelosinus sp. IPA-1, a single window of DNA contains:
- the pta gene encoding phosphate acetyltransferase, translated as MFESMIENLKTKQHKLVFTEGSDPRILEAASRLKKEKILEPILLGNPEEIHRVSQQYGFLTNEIEIVDPRTYPAIKFMIEMMVELRKGKMDEATCRESLLKTNYFGTMLVKMGYADGLLGGATYSTADTVRPALQLIKTSPGNKIVSSSFILYRKIENVEEKYAMADCAINLNPSEDELVEIAIETARTAKVFSIDPKVALLSYSTLGSGTGESVDKMQNTATKLKSMDLDFPIDGELQFDAAFSKDVAKIKASHSPVAGDANTFIFPDINAGNIGYKIAQRLGNFEAYGPILQGLNAPINDLSRGCNADEVYHMAIITASLKR; from the coding sequence ATGTTTGAAAGTATGATCGAAAACTTAAAAACCAAACAGCACAAGTTAGTATTTACCGAAGGTTCCGATCCAAGGATTCTTGAGGCGGCAAGCCGTTTAAAAAAAGAGAAGATCCTTGAGCCGATACTGTTAGGTAATCCAGAAGAAATACATAGGGTATCGCAACAGTATGGTTTTCTTACAAATGAAATTGAAATTGTAGATCCTAGAACATATCCAGCTATCAAATTCATGATTGAAATGATGGTTGAACTTAGAAAAGGAAAAATGGATGAGGCCACCTGCCGCGAGTCTTTGCTGAAAACGAATTATTTCGGTACGATGCTTGTAAAAATGGGGTATGCAGACGGCCTTTTAGGTGGCGCAACTTATTCTACTGCCGATACCGTTCGTCCAGCACTTCAACTTATTAAAACATCACCTGGAAATAAAATTGTTTCAAGCAGCTTTATTCTCTATCGCAAAATAGAGAATGTTGAGGAAAAATACGCGATGGCTGATTGTGCTATCAACTTGAATCCCAGTGAGGATGAACTTGTGGAGATTGCTATTGAAACGGCAAGAACAGCAAAAGTCTTTTCCATTGATCCAAAAGTTGCATTATTATCTTATAGTACGTTAGGCTCAGGCACAGGAGAATCAGTTGATAAAATGCAAAATACAGCCACAAAATTAAAGAGTATGGATCTTGATTTTCCAATTGACGGTGAACTACAGTTTGATGCCGCATTTTCCAAAGATGTTGCCAAAATCAAGGCATCACACTCTCCAGTCGCCGGGGACGCGAACACCTTCATATTCCCAGATATTAATGCCGGTAATATTGGTTATAAGATAGCTCAGCGTTTAGGAAACTTTGAGGCATATGGTCCGATCCTCCAGGGACTAAATGCACCGATCAATGACCTTTCAAGAGGCTGTAATGCCGATGAAGTTTATCATATGGCAATTATTACTGCTTCTTTAAAAAGGTAA
- a CDS encoding DUF3887 domain-containing protein, with translation MRWRLTSYLVVFLMCLMIFSACSAKQPSSTDVIPFADPMTENILMAMNEDNYPNFSRDFNDEMKIALSEEKYKEKVTPIHEKIGNYITNTKEFLGYEVKNERVIVRYKAKFTQETEDVIVKVVFTEQGDKEYISGFWLNSPKLRTQ, from the coding sequence ATGAGGTGGCGCTTAACTTCCTACTTGGTTGTGTTTTTGATGTGTCTAATGATTTTTTCTGCCTGTAGCGCAAAGCAGCCAAGTTCGACAGATGTGATACCATTTGCAGATCCAATGACAGAAAACATATTAATGGCAATGAATGAAGACAATTATCCAAACTTTTCTAGGGACTTTAATGACGAGATGAAAATTGCGTTGTCTGAAGAAAAATATAAAGAGAAGGTCACTCCAATACACGAAAAAATTGGGAATTATATAACTAATACTAAAGAATTTCTAGGCTATGAAGTAAAAAATGAAAGAGTGATTGTCAGGTATAAAGCTAAATTTACACAAGAGACCGAGGATGTAATTGTTAAAGTTGTTTTCACAGAGCAAGGAGATAAAGAATACATTTCGGGATTCTGGTTAAATTCCCCTAAATTGCGTACTCAATAG
- a CDS encoding zinc-binding dehydrogenase — protein sequence MKAMVITKFGGPEVFSEVEMPDPHPGPGQVSINVTHSSVGLVDAFFRRGMIPMLQPPFVTGLEVAGTVRELGEGVTDFRIGESVVTLSLMSLGGYATVTIADALLTISLDGVIVDPAQAVAALPNAVTAYLALTQIAHLQKGESVLIHGAIGGLASMFPVVARSLGASRVVGTVRTAAKLDAARELAYDDVFVADDFPAVVGDERFNVVIDPVGGDILTASFGVMAPLGRALLVGNASEKEASIGSNMLWGKSIAVLGFSVGPYLQANPSAGRPAAKAVLKILAEGKLELPVTTLPLADVAEAHRRMDAKEVTGRIVLKS from the coding sequence ATGAAAGCAATGGTTATCACAAAATTTGGCGGTCCTGAGGTCTTCTCTGAAGTGGAAATGCCGGACCCGCATCCGGGGCCGGGGCAGGTAAGCATCAATGTTACTCACTCTTCCGTCGGGTTGGTCGATGCGTTCTTCCGGCGTGGCATGATCCCTATGCTCCAGCCTCCATTTGTTACTGGGCTGGAGGTCGCGGGTACTGTGCGCGAGCTAGGAGAAGGTGTAACTGATTTCCGGATTGGCGAGTCAGTTGTTACACTATCCCTAATGAGTCTGGGTGGATATGCTACAGTGACGATCGCCGATGCTTTGCTCACCATTTCCCTCGATGGGGTGATTGTTGATCCAGCGCAGGCTGTAGCTGCGCTTCCCAACGCTGTTACAGCTTATTTGGCACTGACTCAAATAGCTCATCTTCAAAAGGGCGAAAGCGTGTTAATCCATGGCGCGATAGGAGGCCTGGCTTCCATGTTCCCTGTGGTTGCGCGTTCTCTTGGAGCTTCTCGAGTCGTTGGAACCGTCAGGACTGCGGCGAAGCTGGATGCCGCGCGTGAACTGGCGTACGATGATGTCTTTGTGGCTGATGATTTCCCTGCTGTAGTCGGCGATGAACGGTTTAATGTTGTCATCGATCCGGTAGGGGGAGACATTCTCACCGCCAGCTTCGGGGTAATGGCGCCGCTTGGTCGTGCTCTCCTTGTTGGCAATGCGAGTGAGAAGGAAGCGAGTATCGGCAGTAACATGTTGTGGGGTAAGAGCATAGCCGTTCTCGGATTTTCGGTTGGTCCGTATCTACAAGCGAATCCGTCAGCGGGCCGCCCTGCAGCGAAAGCTGTCCTTAAAATCCTTGCTGAAGGAAAGCTTGAATTACCTGTCACTACACTCCCGCTCGCAGATGTGGCAGAGGCGCATCGACGCATGGATGCGAAAGAGGTCACGGGGCGAATCGTTCTTAAGTCCTGA
- the blaOXA gene encoding class D beta-lactamase, with product MRRWFLVFITVILVTCGVAILEAKRGVEQSPSNANQSIQQDEAFEVTNMNVDEFFQSTEGTFILKDAELGKTFIYNKNRAQERRTPMSTFKIMNSLAGLQVKAVKDEYDIKRWDGVHRALDVWNQDLALGSAYKYSAVWYYQAMARDIGEQRMQEWIDKCSYGNQDISGGIDRFWLSSTLMISPMEQVNFLEKLYIEELPFDKEVMKTVKRIMIQQEGDDYTLYGKTGSSGLQNNISLGWYVGFVVVKGHPYVFATNIDSQADFAGYKAKELTINILKKYKLVQ from the coding sequence ATGAGAAGATGGTTTTTAGTATTCATAACAGTAATTCTCGTCACTTGCGGGGTGGCAATTTTAGAAGCAAAAAGAGGCGTTGAACAGTCCCCTAGCAATGCTAATCAATCAATACAGCAAGATGAAGCATTTGAAGTTACAAATATGAATGTTGACGAATTTTTTCAGAGTACTGAAGGAACTTTTATTCTAAAAGATGCAGAGTTAGGGAAGACGTTTATTTATAATAAAAATCGGGCTCAGGAACGGAGAACTCCGATGTCTACATTCAAAATCATGAACTCTTTGGCTGGGCTGCAAGTGAAAGCGGTAAAGGATGAATATGACATTAAACGGTGGGATGGCGTTCATCGTGCCTTGGATGTCTGGAATCAGGATCTTGCACTTGGATCAGCTTATAAATATTCGGCAGTTTGGTATTATCAGGCTATGGCTCGTGATATTGGAGAGCAACGAATGCAGGAATGGATTGATAAATGTTCCTATGGCAATCAAGACATTAGTGGAGGAATTGATAGATTTTGGCTTAGTAGTACGCTTATGATTTCCCCCATGGAACAAGTCAATTTTCTGGAAAAACTTTACATAGAAGAACTGCCTTTTGATAAAGAGGTAATGAAAACTGTTAAACGAATCATGATTCAACAAGAAGGCGACGACTATACGCTTTATGGGAAAACCGGTAGTAGTGGATTGCAGAATAATATTTCCCTGGGGTGGTACGTAGGATTTGTTGTTGTAAAAGGCCATCCTTATGTGTTTGCCACAAACATTGATTCGCAGGCGGATTTTGCCGGCTATAAAGCAAAAGAGCTTACAATTAACATTCTTAAAAAATATAAGTTAGTGCAATAA
- a CDS encoding sugar O-acetyltransferase, whose translation MKEKEKAQKGYLYDANNDTSLIEERTLCQDLCFQYNGLRPSMIETRIALIKKIIGKTKGRFLIEQPFWCDYGYNVEIGENFYANHNCIILDGAKVTFGDNVFIAPNCGFYTAGHPLDSEQRNQGLEYAYPIIIGSNVWIGAHVAVLPGVTIGDNVVIGAGSVVNKDIPSGVIAAGNPCKVIRKITEDDKKKYWNE comes from the coding sequence ATGAAAGAGAAAGAAAAGGCACAAAAAGGTTATTTGTATGATGCAAACAATGATACATCTTTAATTGAAGAAAGAACTTTATGCCAAGACTTGTGTTTTCAATATAATGGGTTACGCCCTTCTATGATAGAAACACGTATAGCACTAATAAAAAAAATAATAGGAAAGACAAAAGGAAGGTTCTTAATTGAACAACCTTTCTGGTGTGATTACGGGTATAATGTTGAAATTGGTGAAAATTTTTATGCTAATCATAACTGTATAATCTTAGATGGAGCAAAAGTAACTTTTGGAGACAACGTATTTATAGCTCCTAATTGTGGTTTTTATACAGCAGGGCATCCACTTGATAGTGAACAGAGAAATCAAGGATTAGAATATGCATATCCAATCATCATAGGAAGTAATGTATGGATTGGTGCACATGTAGCAGTTTTGCCAGGAGTTACTATTGGTGATAATGTTGTAATTGGAGCTGGCAGTGTAGTAAATAAAGATATTCCTTCAGGAGTAATCGCAGCGGGAAATCCTTGTAAGGTGATTCGTAAAATAACGGAGGATGATAAGAAAAAATACTGGAATGAATAG
- a CDS encoding LysR family transcriptional regulator — MYFPGIEAFLAIVRTENISKAAELLHLSQATVSYRLKTLEQEMGGLLVERRKGASKIRLTPKGENFFSIAERWDALWRETQILQASGSQLSLAISAAESISQFVLPPVYRMLNQHTPPIRLQIRTQHTQEAFDSIERREMDVAFVVREIMSPSVTIKPFFSEKMVLLRLAVPGRQAGDTVEMGELAAEHEVFINWNREFQFRHDQWWDPLCPSRVHLDTAGLITTFLKDARQWTIVPASIGAHMMRIGDFVLQKLSVPVPPRICYKVTHKFPNQALLDSLRILDSYLQDIFGIQGSDQSR, encoded by the coding sequence ATGTATTTTCCTGGGATTGAAGCGTTTTTAGCTATCGTACGGACCGAGAATATAAGCAAGGCAGCTGAATTGCTGCACTTGTCACAAGCTACTGTAAGCTATCGGTTAAAGACCTTAGAGCAGGAAATGGGTGGCCTTTTGGTTGAGAGAAGAAAAGGGGCATCCAAAATCCGTCTGACACCAAAAGGGGAGAACTTTTTTAGCATTGCCGAAAGATGGGATGCTCTCTGGAGGGAAACACAAATCTTACAAGCCAGCGGTTCGCAGTTAAGTCTGGCAATTAGCGCTGCCGAAAGTATAAGTCAATTTGTTTTGCCTCCTGTATATAGAATGCTAAATCAGCATACCCCGCCGATCCGACTGCAAATTCGTACTCAACATACTCAGGAAGCATTTGATAGTATAGAAAGGCGCGAGATGGATGTGGCATTTGTGGTGCGAGAAATAATGTCGCCTAGTGTCACGATTAAACCGTTTTTTTCTGAAAAAATGGTGTTGTTGCGCCTGGCTGTGCCGGGGCGGCAAGCTGGAGATACTGTTGAAATGGGAGAATTGGCGGCAGAGCACGAAGTCTTCATAAATTGGAATAGAGAGTTTCAATTCAGACATGACCAGTGGTGGGATCCGCTTTGTCCTTCCCGTGTTCATCTGGACACGGCGGGACTCATCACTACTTTTTTGAAGGACGCACGACAATGGACTATAGTTCCCGCCTCTATTGGCGCACATATGATGCGGATTGGGGATTTTGTTCTTCAGAAATTATCGGTACCGGTGCCTCCAAGGATATGCTATAAGGTAACTCACAAGTTCCCCAACCAGGCTTTACTCGATAGCCTTCGTATTCTTGATTCCTATCTGCAAGATATATTTGGAATACAAGGATCTGACCAGTCGAGATAA
- a CDS encoding NAD(P)-dependent oxidoreductase yields the protein MKILIVGYFNETAKSNITRHFPKEWDIVIVPPGKEMLHHMEDCQVIIPEHIKVDHSLLATAKKLKLVQTGAGFDNVDIDACTQHGIWVANAAGVNAQAVAEHVMALILSYYKNVPFLDAFMKNKLDESQLDYTGSELAGKTIGIIGLGAIGKKVAAFCRVFDMNVLAYARNAVVQPDGFVKITDFDTLVSTSDIISIHLPLNQQTKQLINKAVFKKMKNTALFINTARGGIVNQSDLIDALKNRDILGACLDVFESEPLPIDSELRDLDNVILTPHTAGLPDGRKFHKKRYDFFVNNIKRVANGEEPKSKLNQLG from the coding sequence ATGAAAATTCTCATCGTTGGCTATTTTAACGAGACCGCAAAATCAAATATTACAAGGCATTTTCCAAAAGAGTGGGATATTGTAATTGTCCCGCCCGGAAAAGAAATGCTGCATCACATGGAAGATTGCCAAGTAATCATACCTGAACATATTAAAGTGGACCATAGCCTGCTTGCTACCGCCAAAAAATTAAAATTAGTCCAGACGGGTGCAGGATTTGATAATGTAGATATCGATGCCTGTACGCAACACGGCATTTGGGTGGCAAATGCTGCAGGCGTCAATGCACAGGCTGTGGCCGAGCACGTAATGGCACTGATATTGTCTTATTATAAAAACGTACCGTTTCTTGATGCTTTCATGAAAAACAAGCTGGATGAAAGTCAATTGGACTATACAGGAAGTGAATTAGCGGGCAAAACGATTGGGATTATCGGCCTAGGCGCCATCGGTAAAAAAGTAGCTGCGTTTTGCAGGGTTTTTGATATGAATGTGCTGGCTTATGCTAGGAATGCGGTCGTACAACCTGACGGTTTTGTGAAAATAACGGATTTTGATACTCTTGTAAGCACCTCAGACATCATAAGTATACATTTACCGCTAAATCAGCAAACCAAACAGCTGATCAACAAAGCGGTATTTAAGAAAATGAAAAATACTGCACTTTTTATCAATACAGCCCGCGGCGGGATTGTCAATCAAAGCGATTTGATTGATGCTTTAAAAAATAGAGACATATTAGGCGCATGCCTGGATGTATTTGAATCTGAACCGCTGCCAATTGACAGTGAGCTCCGTGATCTGGATAATGTGATCCTTACTCCCCATACAGCAGGCCTGCCAGACGGTCGCAAATTCCATAAAAAAAGATATGATTTCTTTGTGAATAATATAAAACGTGTAGCGAATGGTGAAGAGCCTAAAAGCAAGCTCAATCAGTTAGGATAG
- a CDS encoding TetR-like C-terminal domain-containing protein has product MAFYRNYCELEQILYEYYQPKIADIFDTIRQNPEFSVKFDCQLNFFNTFGDAIRSSIDSGFEPIIYQIFVEEIKKFYNADSDGYWTTFMSAGVYAIWRKWLLDGQQKPLKEIMDFLKQFDALKGNVQSIP; this is encoded by the coding sequence ATGGCTTTTTACCGTAATTATTGCGAACTTGAACAGATTTTATATGAGTATTACCAGCCAAAGATTGCGGATATCTTTGATACGATTCGTCAAAATCCTGAATTCTCTGTCAAATTCGATTGCCAGTTGAATTTTTTTAACACGTTTGGTGATGCTATACGCTCGTCTATTGACAGTGGATTTGAGCCAATTATTTATCAGATTTTTGTAGAAGAAATAAAGAAATTTTATAACGCAGATAGCGATGGATACTGGACAACTTTCATGTCAGCTGGTGTTTACGCGATTTGGCGAAAATGGTTACTTGATGGACAACAAAAACCACTCAAAGAGATAATGGACTTTTTGAAGCAATTTGACGCGCTAAAAGGAAATGTTCAGAGTATCCCTTAA
- a CDS encoding EamA family transporter: protein MTGSAIVLILIAAFGHATWNYLAKKACGGTAFIWLFATLSTLLYFPLALWIIVVQKPLIGWHQLGFMLGSAILHSLYYILLDKGYRIGDLSVIYPLARGTGPMLSTIAAIVVLGEHPSAVALVGTVLIGLGIVIITGNPFKLTEPAARKPMIFAILCGTMIAGYTLSDKLAVSTFLIPPLLLDWSANLGRVFLLTPYALNNWDKIKDQWTSHKIEAISVAVLCPLAYILVLTAMVFSPVSYIAPAREISILIGTVMGARLLSEGNIKIRVIGASAMVIGLGALSIG, encoded by the coding sequence ATGACAGGATCGGCTATTGTTCTTATCCTAATTGCCGCCTTCGGTCATGCTACCTGGAATTATTTAGCAAAAAAAGCATGCGGTGGTACAGCCTTTATTTGGCTATTCGCCACGCTTTCCACATTGCTTTATTTCCCCTTAGCGTTATGGATCATCGTCGTCCAAAAGCCGTTGATTGGCTGGCATCAATTAGGGTTTATGCTAGGCAGCGCCATATTGCACTCTTTATATTATATCTTGCTAGACAAAGGCTACCGGATTGGTGATCTTTCGGTCATCTATCCTCTGGCGCGCGGTACGGGTCCTATGCTTTCGACGATTGCAGCCATTGTGGTTTTAGGCGAGCATCCTTCCGCTGTAGCGCTTGTCGGAACAGTATTGATTGGCTTAGGGATTGTTATAATCACGGGGAATCCCTTTAAGCTCACGGAACCTGCCGCCCGCAAACCTATGATATTTGCGATTCTCTGCGGCACGATGATTGCTGGATATACGCTCTCAGACAAATTGGCTGTCAGTACTTTCCTGATACCGCCTTTACTTCTTGATTGGTCGGCAAACTTAGGACGAGTATTTCTCTTAACTCCATATGCGTTAAACAATTGGGACAAAATAAAAGACCAATGGACCAGTCACAAAATCGAAGCTATTAGTGTGGCTGTTTTATGCCCATTGGCGTACATTTTGGTTTTAACGGCTATGGTATTTAGTCCCGTAAGTTATATCGCACCAGCGAGGGAAATCAGCATTCTAATCGGCACTGTAATGGGAGCCCGACTGCTATCAGAAGGAAATATAAAGATTCGTGTCATCGGTGCAAGCGCGATGGTCATTGGATTGGGAGCGTTGTCCATCGGATAG
- a CDS encoding ArsB/NhaD family transporter, whose protein sequence is MTDITLALTIFLATVVFLLWRPKGINEAIPPAIGALLLYFFGIVGMADVEYVLGTVSGASITIISTMAMSIVLESMGFFRWVAFNLVAKCDGSGTRLYWSVILLCFFMTVLFNNDGSIVITTPIIIEIVKLLELKPRQQFAYLLSGAIIATASSAPIGVSNLANLIALKIVGVDLVTHTKYMFVPSMMGLSVISLLLYLHFRQDIPQSIPGLSRVCMQLYRKTIGNDYRPPHHKHPSHHGHPPLHGHPSHHGHPPLHEHPPQHQYPPQQAETQVDSGTINWVMFRMYMTIIVLVRVSLFIFSYYGIPIGWAASVGALIIIMLRWFTQGTGIGDVLRKTPWHVFIFAFGMYLVVYGLYNVRFTTTIVDLIKEPVSANLFNSILIIGVLTSIMASLFNNHPSLMLATTIITHMGLELQYVQVTYLAIILGSDIGSLTLPSGTLASLIWMYILRNNGIIVTWKEYISTTIRIIPIGLVVSLLSLYLWVLVLS, encoded by the coding sequence ATGACTGACATAACACTAGCTTTAACTATTTTTCTGGCAACCGTAGTATTCTTATTATGGAGACCAAAAGGAATAAATGAGGCAATCCCGCCAGCCATTGGAGCGTTATTGCTATATTTTTTTGGAATTGTTGGTATGGCTGATGTAGAATATGTTTTGGGCACCGTTTCAGGAGCATCAATTACGATAATTTCAACTATGGCAATGTCGATTGTCTTGGAGAGCATGGGGTTTTTCCGCTGGGTTGCTTTTAATTTGGTCGCAAAATGCGATGGATCAGGCACACGTTTATACTGGTCCGTTATTCTACTGTGTTTTTTTATGACGGTACTCTTTAATAATGATGGTAGTATTGTAATCACTACACCAATTATTATAGAAATCGTTAAACTTTTAGAATTAAAACCACGTCAGCAATTCGCCTATTTATTGAGCGGGGCCATCATCGCGACGGCTTCCAGTGCGCCAATCGGTGTAAGTAATTTAGCAAATTTAATAGCCCTTAAAATTGTAGGTGTAGATTTAGTTACTCATACCAAATATATGTTTGTCCCGTCCATGATGGGACTTTCTGTAATCAGCCTACTGCTGTATCTCCACTTTAGACAGGATATCCCTCAAAGCATCCCTGGCCTATCCAGAGTCTGTATGCAATTATACAGAAAAACAATCGGTAATGACTATCGTCCACCTCATCATAAGCATCCATCCCATCATGGGCACCCACCTCTTCATGGGCATCCATCCCATCATGGGCACCCCCCCCTTCATGAGCATCCACCCCAGCATCAGTATCCACCCCAGCAAGCTGAAACCCAAGTAGACTCAGGGACAATTAATTGGGTGATGTTCAGAATGTACATGACAATTATTGTTTTGGTTAGAGTAAGCCTTTTTATTTTCTCTTATTATGGCATTCCTATTGGATGGGCCGCCTCTGTAGGTGCTCTGATTATAATCATGCTAAGATGGTTCACTCAGGGTACTGGGATTGGTGATGTGCTTCGAAAAACACCATGGCATGTTTTTATTTTCGCTTTCGGCATGTATCTTGTGGTATATGGGCTATACAATGTGAGATTTACGACTACTATCGTTGACCTGATTAAAGAACCTGTTAGCGCTAACCTATTTAACTCCATTTTAATAATTGGTGTGTTAACATCAATTATGGCTAGTTTATTTAACAACCATCCTTCTCTTATGCTTGCGACCACCATCATTACCCACATGGGACTTGAGCTACAATATGTCCAAGTTACTTATCTCGCAATTATTTTGGGGAGTGATATCGGTTCCCTTACACTGCCATCAGGTACTCTTGCCTCGTTAATTTGGATGTATATCCTCAGGAATAATGGGATTATTGTTACTTGGAAGGAATATATCTCCACTACAATACGGATAATACCAATTGGTTTAGTGGTAAGTTTACTCAGTCTATATTTGTGGGTACTAGTATTATCCTAA
- a CDS encoding folate family ECF transporter S component, whose translation MKLTVQNICCIAMLVALNIILTRIFSIRISFEGIEGIRIGFGTLPVILAGVLLGGKQGFITGVIGDLIGFQLNPSGFYLPTFTLVAGLNGMIAPFMIGWFCNGMISLKKLVIVIGLNNIITSLILTPFLLQLHFGIPVIVTMPGRVVAQVILIPCMAIMVNILIKRLQQSGVNTHYFRYSALDSRQCKS comes from the coding sequence ATGAAATTAACTGTACAGAATATATGTTGTATTGCCATGTTAGTTGCTCTTAACATTATTTTAACTAGGATATTTAGTATAAGAATCTCTTTTGAGGGAATTGAAGGAATCAGAATTGGCTTTGGTACTCTTCCTGTAATTTTGGCTGGAGTGTTACTTGGGGGTAAGCAAGGATTTATTACAGGGGTTATAGGAGATCTTATTGGATTTCAACTTAATCCAAGTGGATTTTACCTCCCTACATTTACCCTAGTAGCGGGTTTGAACGGAATGATCGCTCCTTTTATGATAGGATGGTTTTGCAATGGGATGATATCTTTGAAAAAATTAGTCATAGTAATTGGGCTTAACAATATAATTACCAGTTTAATACTAACCCCATTCTTATTACAGTTACATTTTGGTATCCCTGTGATAGTGACTATGCCTGGTAGAGTCGTAGCCCAAGTCATTTTGATTCCCTGTATGGCGATCATGGTAAATATACTAATTAAACGTTTGCAGCAAAGTGGCGTTAATACCCATTATTTCCGATATTCTGCGCTGGATTCCAGACAGTGTAAGAGTTAG
- the fosX gene encoding FosX/FosE/FosI family fosfomycin resistance hydrolase: MIEGISHVTFIVRDLELATTFFKQIFEAEEVYSSGDNTFSISREKFFMIGEQWIAIMEGESLPTRTYNHIAFKISEADFETYHSRIRQLGVDFKPPRPRVEGEGRSLYFYDFDNHLFEIHTGTLSQRLERYKTK, encoded by the coding sequence ATGATAGAAGGCATCAGTCACGTTACTTTTATTGTTAGAGACCTTGAACTCGCGACTACATTTTTCAAACAAATATTTGAAGCAGAAGAAGTTTACTCTAGCGGAGATAATACATTTTCGATATCGAGAGAGAAATTCTTCATGATTGGCGAGCAATGGATCGCAATTATGGAAGGAGAGTCCCTTCCTACTCGTACATACAACCACATCGCATTTAAAATATCAGAAGCAGATTTTGAAACATATCACTCACGCATTCGGCAACTGGGCGTAGATTTTAAACCACCCCGTCCACGCGTAGAAGGCGAAGGCAGATCATTGTATTTTTATGACTTCGACAATCATTTGTTTGAAATACATACCGGAACACTTTCTCAGCGCTTAGAAAGATATAAAACAAAGTGA
- a CDS encoding prolyl oligopeptidase family serine peptidase, producing the protein MKKNLGIIIFLVIVIVSCYFIQKVFDTNEKKNGKAELSSTPASRIIETIEPSNTFVEKRGTITQNNQTIHYLLIFSSEYTKTTNQWPMILFLHGSSLRGQNLELVKEYGPTWFAEQRNDFPFIVLAPQCPENENWENKPDILAALLDEVLKKYRIDQDRIYLTGTSIGGRGTWSLACQHPEYFAAIAPIAAVNPIIPTTWNKQMISMPIWAFHGEKDTIAPLKNDEAIIGALRNQGGSPRFTILPNQGHNIAGVYKNPELYDWFISHSRLNK; encoded by the coding sequence TTGAAAAAAAATTTAGGTATCATTATTTTTCTTGTAATTGTAATAGTATCATGTTATTTTATTCAAAAAGTTTTCGATACAAATGAAAAAAAAAATGGAAAAGCTGAATTATCATCTACACCTGCGTCACGCATAATTGAAACGATTGAGCCATCAAATACTTTTGTAGAAAAAAGAGGTACCATTACACAAAATAATCAGACAATACATTATCTGCTTATTTTTTCATCTGAGTATACTAAAACAACAAATCAATGGCCAATGATTTTGTTTTTACATGGGAGTTCACTTCGTGGACAAAATTTAGAATTAGTAAAGGAGTATGGTCCAACATGGTTTGCAGAACAGCGCAATGATTTTCCCTTTATTGTTCTCGCTCCTCAATGCCCTGAAAATGAAAATTGGGAGAATAAACCAGATATTTTGGCAGCACTACTTGATGAAGTTTTAAAGAAATATCGTATAGATCAAGATAGAATTTATCTGACGGGAACAAGTATAGGAGGAAGAGGGACATGGTCTTTAGCTTGTCAACATCCAGAATATTTTGCAGCAATTGCTCCTATAGCTGCTGTTAATCCAATAATACCAACTACTTGGAATAAACAAATGATTTCTATGCCAATATGGGCTTTCCATGGTGAAAAAGATACTATTGCTCCATTAAAAAATGATGAAGCGATAATTGGTGCACTACGTAATCAAGGCGGTTCACCGCGGTTTACGATTTTACCAAATCAGGGACACAATATTGCAGGTGTGTATAAAAATCCTGAACTTTATGACTGGTTTATTTCCCATAGTCGTTTAAATAAATGA